Proteins from a genomic interval of Amycolatopsis sp. cg13:
- a CDS encoding M56 family metallopeptidase translates to MNLDLLAPLLLPLASWPVARWVAPRLSPRLGSWLLAGSALVLAVGSTATLAVLAAAGLAQLPFVGELGDFSAVAFHGADAVNLPLAIVSGIALVAAGVALTRTAIQYVRWHRRVHAELNAHTREAGFVLLPGEEPVAFAVAGGGGRIAVSSGMLSALEPRERRALLAHECAHLRLRHHVFAAIVTVATTVNPVLRPLGSAARFALERWADEAAADRVGDRKLVATAVAKAALASRSQPSLALAATGGPVPQRVRALLSAPSSGSRRNPLAAVAVAVVLGACAWSTACTLDAATDLHTGLETAQQAACVVAQGTHGEPTLPAFRHQHRDCAER, encoded by the coding sequence GTGAACCTCGACCTGCTCGCTCCGCTGCTGCTGCCGCTGGCTTCCTGGCCGGTGGCGCGCTGGGTCGCTCCCCGGCTGTCGCCGCGGCTGGGCAGCTGGCTACTCGCCGGGTCCGCGCTGGTGCTGGCCGTCGGAAGTACAGCGACGCTCGCGGTCCTCGCTGCGGCGGGTCTGGCGCAGCTGCCGTTCGTCGGTGAGCTGGGCGATTTCTCCGCCGTCGCGTTCCATGGGGCCGACGCGGTGAACCTGCCGCTGGCGATCGTCAGCGGGATCGCGCTCGTGGCCGCCGGAGTCGCGTTGACCCGCACGGCGATTCAGTACGTGCGCTGGCACCGGAGGGTGCACGCCGAACTGAACGCGCACACTCGCGAGGCTGGCTTCGTGCTGCTGCCGGGCGAGGAACCGGTCGCGTTCGCGGTGGCCGGGGGCGGCGGCCGGATCGCGGTGTCCAGCGGGATGCTCTCGGCGCTGGAACCGCGGGAACGCCGCGCGCTGCTCGCCCACGAATGCGCGCATTTGCGGCTGCGGCACCATGTTTTCGCGGCGATCGTCACGGTCGCCACCACGGTCAATCCGGTGCTGCGGCCGCTCGGTTCGGCCGCTCGGTTCGCGCTGGAACGCTGGGCAGACGAAGCCGCCGCGGACCGTGTTGGGGACCGGAAACTGGTGGCCACGGCGGTCGCGAAGGCCGCGCTGGCCAGTCGTTCTCAGCCTTCACTCGCGCTTGCTGCGACCGGTGGACCGGTGCCGCAGCGCGTGCGTGCGCTGCTGTCCGCCCCGTCGTCAGGCTCGCGGCGAAATCCACTCGCGGCGGTCGCCGTGGCGGTCGTACTCGGCGCTTGCGCCTGGTCGACGGCTTGCACGCTCGACGCGGCCACCGATCTGCACACCGGCCTCGAGACCGCTCAGCAGGCCGCTTGCGTGGTCGCGCAAGGGACCCACGGCGAGCCCACGCTCCCGGCATTCCGACACCAGCACCGGGATTGCGCCGAGCGCTGA
- a CDS encoding amidase — MKQLSVAVLTAAGLLLPAAADAAPARFLDQSTIPDLQRAMDHRQLTSEQLTRGYLRRIEELNPRLHAVVQTNPDALAAAKESDTRRRTHASRGFLEGIPLLLKENTDTADRQTTTAGSTAMLGARPAKDAFLVQRLRSAGAVVLGKANLSEWSNFRSTGQIPGWSGVAGQTRNPYALDRSPCGSSSGSAVAAAAGLATVAIGTETDGSIVCPAAATSTVGVKTSLGVVSRSGVVPITGQHDTPGPIARNVTDAALTLSVLAGADPADPASAAATFPKDLRLDRNALRGKRIGIWRKGHAGIDQQSDRIFESTVHTLRSLGATVVDGADVEDISWSVKPDLLPALLTEFKHDLNAYLAATPGEHPRNLSELIAYNDQHRDVEMPLFDQNLLVEANAADGNLNDQTYRRHRAAATGIAQRSIDDVLASNGLDAIVTLSGLPASPLDRPGDPRFLSSTRNTSVAGYPNITVPAGFAGPLPVGISFLGTKYRDAQLLGFAYAYEQATHARQAPRYLLAA; from the coding sequence CTGAAACAGCTTTCGGTGGCGGTCCTCACCGCGGCGGGCCTGCTCCTGCCCGCCGCGGCGGACGCCGCACCGGCTCGCTTTCTCGACCAGTCCACGATTCCCGATCTGCAGCGTGCGATGGATCATCGTCAGTTGACCTCGGAACAACTGACCCGCGGCTACCTGCGCCGCATCGAAGAACTGAACCCGCGGTTGCACGCCGTCGTGCAAACCAATCCGGACGCACTGGCGGCGGCAAAGGAGAGCGACACCCGCCGCCGGACGCACGCTTCTCGCGGTTTCCTGGAAGGAATCCCGTTGCTGCTGAAGGAAAACACCGACACCGCGGACCGGCAAACCACCACCGCGGGTTCGACCGCGATGCTCGGCGCACGTCCGGCGAAGGACGCCTTCCTAGTCCAGCGCCTGCGCTCCGCCGGTGCGGTCGTGCTCGGCAAAGCGAACCTGTCGGAATGGTCGAACTTCCGCTCAACGGGACAGATTCCCGGCTGGAGCGGCGTCGCCGGACAGACCCGCAATCCCTACGCACTGGACCGCAGCCCATGCGGTTCGTCGAGCGGCTCGGCAGTCGCCGCGGCGGCCGGTCTGGCGACCGTCGCCATCGGCACCGAGACCGACGGTTCAATCGTCTGCCCGGCGGCCGCGACGTCGACTGTTGGCGTGAAGACCAGCCTCGGCGTAGTGAGCCGCAGCGGTGTCGTACCGATCACCGGCCAGCACGACACTCCCGGCCCGATCGCGCGCAACGTCACCGACGCCGCACTCACCCTCTCCGTGCTGGCGGGTGCCGACCCAGCCGACCCCGCCTCAGCCGCGGCGACGTTCCCGAAGGACCTTCGACTGGACCGAAATGCCCTGCGCGGCAAGCGAATCGGCATCTGGCGAAAGGGGCACGCTGGCATCGACCAACAGTCCGATCGCATCTTCGAGTCCACAGTGCACACTCTGCGTTCGCTGGGCGCGACGGTCGTTGACGGGGCAGACGTCGAGGACATCTCGTGGTCAGTCAAACCGGATCTGCTCCCCGCGCTGCTGACCGAGTTCAAACACGACCTGAACGCCTACCTCGCCGCGACTCCCGGCGAACACCCGCGGAACCTGTCGGAGCTGATCGCCTACAACGACCAGCATCGCGACGTCGAAATGCCGCTGTTCGACCAAAACCTGCTTGTCGAAGCGAACGCCGCCGACGGCAACCTGAACGACCAGACCTACCGCCGCCACCGCGCCGCCGCGACGGGCATCGCGCAACGTTCGATCGACGACGTCCTGGCGTCGAACGGCCTGGACGCGATCGTCACTCTGAGCGGCTTGCCCGCCTCACCGCTGGACCGCCCGGGCGACCCTCGATTCTTGAGCAGCACCCGCAACACTTCCGTGGCTGGCTACCCGAACATCACGGTGCCAGCCGGATTCGCGGGCCCGCTGCCAGTCGGAATCTCGTTCCTGGGCACCAAATACCGCGATGCGCAGCTGCTGGGCTTCGCCTACGCGTACGAGCAGGCGACCCACGCGCGGCAGGCACCGCGGTATCTGCTCGCTGCGTAG
- a CDS encoding trypsin-like serine protease has translation MAVATVLGAGLAGAYVGLQRTAEAQTAKPVSNVAVARGASGSAGNASSTVSGGTGGKAPASSQASAPALPDHPTPFSVKLSSKDIPEKGGGVRTGGCSGSLIAPQWIVTAGHCFHDLDGTRVSGKPDYTMTAAIGKLTDSDPRGHVLKIVDTRQSAVNDLAIAKLSEPVTDIEPLALPDGPPDPGQHTTFVGWGSLSAKVIVQTDHIKRGDFQVAEVRKNEITLDPLKKRTVENSPCPDDSGSPFFVPIKGKNTLIAVENFGPDCPQPGTETAARVDQLVSWIRGEIGE, from the coding sequence GTGGCCGTCGCCACGGTCCTGGGGGCCGGGCTCGCCGGTGCCTACGTCGGCCTGCAGCGGACCGCGGAGGCCCAGACCGCCAAACCGGTGTCCAACGTCGCCGTCGCGCGCGGGGCCAGCGGCAGCGCGGGCAACGCCAGCAGCACGGTCAGCGGTGGAACCGGCGGCAAGGCGCCGGCGTCCTCGCAGGCCTCCGCGCCCGCGCTGCCCGACCACCCCACCCCGTTCAGCGTCAAGCTGTCCTCAAAGGACATTCCGGAGAAGGGCGGCGGCGTCCGCACCGGCGGCTGCAGCGGTTCGCTCATCGCTCCGCAATGGATCGTCACCGCCGGCCACTGCTTCCACGACCTCGACGGAACCCGCGTCAGCGGCAAACCCGACTACACGATGACCGCCGCGATCGGGAAGCTCACCGACTCCGACCCGCGCGGGCACGTGCTGAAGATCGTGGACACGCGCCAGTCCGCGGTGAACGACCTCGCGATCGCCAAGCTGTCCGAGCCGGTCACCGACATCGAACCGCTCGCGCTCCCGGACGGTCCGCCGGATCCGGGCCAGCACACGACCTTCGTCGGATGGGGTTCGCTGTCCGCCAAGGTCATCGTGCAGACCGACCACATCAAACGCGGCGATTTCCAAGTCGCCGAAGTGCGCAAGAACGAGATCACCCTGGACCCGCTGAAGAAGCGCACCGTCGAGAACAGCCCATGCCCGGACGACTCAGGTTCGCCGTTCTTCGTACCGATCAAGGGAAAGAACACGCTGATCGCGGTCGAGAACTTCGGCCCCGACTGCCCTCAGCCCGGCACCGAAACCGCGGCGCGCGTGGACCAGCTCGTGTCGTGGATCAGGGGTGAGATCGGCGAATAA
- a CDS encoding TIGR02569 family protein, producing MNKQPPADVLAAFGCAGDPVRLEGGKGETWRAGDIVLKPVEFAPETPWRAAALAEVAESAEFRIARPLRTRDGEWIAGNGTSGGHPSLGWEASLLVPGRPDTSRPDDAIRAGIAFHQAIAHLPRPDFLDFRTDPWTIGDRMAWGELPPEGSAAARDLLRPLFEARRPVESAAQAVHGDLPGNVLFAPGQPPAVIDWAIYWRPPAWAAAVAVADALCWYDAEPSLIDRWAHLPEWQQMLIRALIYRIVTHDLAGQWTPDQIAAYQPAIAAVLS from the coding sequence TTGAACAAGCAACCTCCGGCGGACGTGCTGGCCGCGTTCGGCTGCGCCGGCGATCCGGTTCGGCTGGAAGGCGGGAAAGGCGAGACCTGGCGCGCCGGGGACATCGTGTTGAAACCGGTGGAGTTCGCTCCGGAAACGCCGTGGCGGGCGGCGGCGCTCGCCGAGGTGGCGGAGTCGGCGGAGTTCCGGATCGCCCGGCCGCTGCGGACTCGCGACGGAGAGTGGATCGCCGGGAACGGGACATCCGGCGGTCATCCGTCGCTCGGCTGGGAGGCGAGTCTGCTGGTTCCCGGACGCCCGGACACTTCCCGGCCCGACGACGCGATTCGGGCCGGGATCGCGTTCCATCAGGCGATCGCCCACCTGCCGCGTCCGGACTTCCTCGACTTCCGCACTGATCCCTGGACCATCGGAGACCGGATGGCCTGGGGAGAATTGCCGCCCGAAGGCTCGGCGGCGGCTCGTGACCTCCTCCGCCCGTTGTTCGAGGCACGTCGTCCGGTCGAGTCGGCCGCGCAGGCGGTGCACGGCGATCTCCCCGGCAACGTCCTCTTCGCGCCGGGACAGCCGCCCGCGGTGATCGACTGGGCGATCTACTGGCGTCCCCCGGCCTGGGCCGCCGCGGTGGCGGTCGCCGACGCGTTGTGCTGGTACGACGCGGAGCCCAGCCTGATCGACCGCTGGGCGCATCTGCCTGAATGGCAGCAGATGCTGATCCGCGCGCTCATCTACCGGATCGTCACGCACGACCTGGCCGGACAGTGGACGCCCGACCAGATCGCCGCGTATCAGCCCGCCATCGCGGCCGTGCTCAGTTGA
- a CDS encoding 2-hydroxyacid dehydrogenase, whose product MTARVLVPWSDISVPAELDAVVWDGRGTPPDGLDDVEFYVLPYDQGPAAAKLIPQLPSLRAVQTLSAGYDNLLPLVPSGVRLANGRGLHDLSVAEHTLALILAAQRYFPRWFAQQQTGSWDRVHTRSLADCRVLLVGYGSIGRAIERYLDAGEAEVVRVASTARSGVHGIAELPDLLPTADIVVLVLPDTPQTRGLLGAPELALLPDTALIVNVGRGTAVDTDALTAEVAAGRLRAALDVVDPEPLPADHPLWTLDGAIVTPHIAGGSDSFYPRAKRLAERQLAHYAKGEPLENLVN is encoded by the coding sequence ATGACCGCGCGTGTACTGGTGCCCTGGTCCGACATTTCCGTCCCGGCCGAACTCGACGCGGTCGTGTGGGACGGCCGCGGCACCCCGCCGGACGGCCTCGACGACGTCGAGTTCTACGTCCTGCCCTACGACCAGGGCCCGGCGGCGGCGAAGCTCATCCCGCAGCTGCCGTCGCTGCGCGCGGTCCAGACGCTTTCCGCGGGCTACGACAACCTGCTGCCGCTCGTCCCGTCCGGTGTGCGGCTGGCGAACGGCCGGGGCCTGCACGACCTCAGCGTCGCCGAGCACACGCTCGCGCTGATCCTTGCCGCGCAACGGTATTTCCCGCGCTGGTTCGCACAGCAGCAGACCGGTTCGTGGGACCGGGTGCACACGCGCTCGCTCGCCGACTGCCGCGTCCTGCTGGTCGGCTACGGCTCGATCGGCCGCGCCATCGAGCGCTACCTGGATGCGGGCGAGGCCGAGGTGGTCCGGGTCGCCAGCACCGCTCGCTCCGGCGTGCACGGCATCGCCGAACTGCCGGACCTCCTGCCGACCGCGGACATCGTGGTGCTGGTCCTGCCCGACACCCCGCAGACCCGCGGCCTTCTCGGCGCGCCGGAACTTGCTCTGCTGCCGGACACGGCCCTGATCGTGAACGTCGGCCGCGGCACCGCCGTCGACACCGACGCGCTCACCGCCGAGGTCGCCGCCGGCCGCCTGCGCGCGGCGCTCGACGTCGTCGACCCGGAACCGCTGCCCGCCGACCATCCACTGTGGACGCTCGACGGCGCGATCGTCACCCCGCACATCGCGGGCGGCTCGGACTCGTTCTACCCGCGCGCCAAGCGGCTGGCCGAACGCCAGCTCGCGCACTACGCGAAGGGCGAGCCGCTGGAGAACCTGGTCAACTGA
- a CDS encoding LCP family protein, giving the protein MRRRKTSSAIRVAQVLLAVVSLLVLGGTAFAWSKLNQITDGLTRSDVIGAGAGSPMGEQNILMVGLDTRTDAEGNPLPEDVLDQLHAGGAEDGGDTTDTMIVVHIPAGGGNATAISIPRDSYVQLAGKFGKHKINSAYTYGQIARKNELKAAGESGTQLETDSAQAGAKTAIETVQQLTGLTITHYAAVNLAGFYYVSQAVGGIPVCLKAPVKDSYSGANFPAGPQNVAGAQALQFVRQRHGLPNGDLDRIKRQQVFMASMAKTILSAGTLTDPGKLDALIGAVKKAVVVDTNWDLLGFAQQLHGMSAGSINFVTIPVVSITLKTPNDGDAVQVDPQQVQKFVREQTGSASAPSSSAGAPPSSSTGDPALAAYVVDVRNSSGVDGLANRVADKLAAAGYSRGSVSNSATRRTSTVYYGRGQRSQAEAIGEKLGGVAVASDNSLEKDHFRVYLGQKYSDDSGVHPASAPAVLQGPPAGSAPDITADGVTCVN; this is encoded by the coding sequence ATGCGTCGTCGCAAGACCTCCAGCGCGATCCGCGTCGCCCAGGTGCTTCTGGCCGTGGTTTCACTGCTCGTCCTCGGCGGCACCGCCTTCGCGTGGTCGAAGCTGAACCAGATCACCGACGGCCTGACCAGGTCCGATGTGATCGGCGCCGGCGCCGGTTCGCCGATGGGCGAGCAGAACATCCTGATGGTCGGCCTGGACACGCGCACCGACGCGGAGGGCAATCCGCTGCCGGAGGACGTGCTCGACCAGCTGCACGCGGGCGGCGCCGAGGACGGCGGCGATACGACGGACACGATGATCGTCGTGCATATCCCCGCCGGGGGCGGGAACGCCACGGCGATTTCCATCCCGCGTGACTCTTACGTCCAGCTTGCCGGGAAGTTCGGGAAGCACAAGATCAATTCGGCTTATACTTATGGGCAGATTGCCCGCAAGAACGAGTTGAAGGCCGCCGGCGAGTCCGGGACGCAGCTGGAGACCGACTCGGCTCAGGCTGGAGCCAAGACTGCTATCGAGACTGTGCAGCAGCTGACCGGGTTGACCATCACGCACTACGCCGCCGTGAATCTGGCCGGGTTTTACTACGTCAGCCAGGCTGTTGGCGGGATCCCGGTTTGCCTTAAGGCTCCGGTCAAGGACAGTTACTCCGGGGCCAATTTTCCTGCCGGGCCGCAGAATGTCGCCGGGGCGCAGGCGTTGCAGTTCGTGCGGCAGCGGCATGGGTTGCCCAATGGGGACCTTGATCGAATCAAGCGGCAGCAGGTTTTCATGGCCAGCATGGCCAAGACTATTCTTTCTGCTGGGACGTTGACGGATCCCGGCAAGTTGGATGCGTTGATCGGGGCGGTCAAGAAGGCTGTCGTTGTCGATACGAACTGGGATTTGCTGGGGTTTGCTCAGCAGTTGCACGGGATGAGTGCCGGGAGTATCAACTTCGTTACTATTCCGGTGGTTAGCATTACGTTGAAGACGCCTAATGACGGTGATGCCGTGCAGGTTGATCCTCAGCAGGTGCAGAAGTTTGTTCGGGAGCAGACTGGTTCTGCTTCTGCGCCGTCTTCCTCGGCTGGTGCGCCGCCGTCTTCTTCGACTGGGGATCCTGCGTTGGCTGCTTATGTGGTTGATGTGCGCAACTCGTCTGGGGTGGATGGGCTGGCCAACCGGGTTGCCGACAAGCTTGCTGCTGCCGGGTATTCGCGGGGGTCCGTTTCCAATAGTGCTACTCGGCGGACGTCCACTGTGTACTACGGGCGGGGGCAGCGTAGTCAGGCTGAGGCTATCGGCGAGAAGCTTGGCGGGGTTGCGGTGGCTTCGGATAATTCTCTTGAGAAGGATCATTTCCGGGTTTATTTGGGGCAGAAGTATTCGGATGACTCTGGGGTGCATCCGGCGTCTGCTCCGGCGGTTTTGCAGGGTCCTCCGGCGGGGAGTGCGCCGGATATTACTGCTGATGGGGTTACTTGCGTTAACTGA
- a CDS encoding glycosyltransferase, translating to MARVVIVSARIGAGHDGAARELDRWFADRGAHVVRADFLDLLPGRLGELLCGAYHQQLNTVPRSWDWLLGALGTPALAGAARRFAGLAAPRLRELLGDSTDVVVSTYPLATHAVARLRRSNELTAPLVVYLTDPSVHRLCVSPDATLTVAPNETAARQAKALGAGRTLVSRPLVAPAFRPSAGMTERLRLRLAFGLPHDGPLALVVAGSWGVGQIGQTADDLLATGLVEPVVVCGRNEALAEKLRKTGHRHVFGWVDKMPELMRACDVVVQNAGGLTTSEALATGLPVLTYRCLPGHGRANAAVLHDDGIVPWVHSPSELTEALEWLLRRPAKAAG from the coding sequence ATGGCCCGCGTGGTGATCGTGTCCGCCCGGATCGGGGCAGGTCACGACGGTGCCGCCAGAGAGCTGGACCGGTGGTTCGCCGATCGCGGCGCGCACGTCGTCCGCGCCGATTTCCTGGACCTGCTCCCGGGAAGACTCGGCGAACTGCTCTGCGGCGCCTATCACCAGCAGCTCAACACGGTCCCGCGCAGCTGGGACTGGCTGCTCGGCGCACTCGGCACGCCCGCGCTGGCCGGAGCCGCCCGCCGGTTCGCCGGGCTCGCCGCCCCGAGGCTCCGGGAACTGCTCGGCGACAGCACCGACGTCGTCGTCTCGACCTATCCGCTCGCCACGCACGCGGTCGCCCGGCTGCGGCGCTCGAACGAACTGACCGCGCCCCTGGTCGTCTACCTCACCGACCCGTCGGTACACCGGCTGTGCGTCAGCCCGGACGCGACGCTCACCGTCGCTCCCAACGAAACCGCCGCCCGCCAAGCCAAAGCGCTCGGAGCCGGTCGCACGCTCGTCTCGCGTCCGCTGGTCGCGCCCGCGTTCCGGCCGTCGGCGGGGATGACCGAACGGCTGCGGCTCCGGCTCGCCTTCGGCCTTCCGCACGACGGTCCGCTCGCGTTGGTGGTCGCCGGATCCTGGGGCGTCGGCCAAATCGGACAGACCGCCGACGACCTTCTCGCAACCGGACTCGTCGAGCCGGTAGTGGTCTGCGGCCGCAACGAAGCGCTGGCCGAAAAGCTGCGGAAAACCGGACACCGGCACGTATTCGGCTGGGTCGACAAGATGCCCGAGCTGATGCGCGCGTGCGACGTCGTGGTGCAGAACGCGGGCGGGCTGACCACGTCGGAAGCGCTCGCGACCGGCCTGCCGGTGCTGACTTACCGCTGCCTGCCCGGCCACGGCCGCGCCAACGCCGCGGTGCTCCACGACGACGGGATCGTGCCGTGGGTCCACTCGCCGAGCGAACTGACCGAAGCGCTGGAGTGGTTGCTGCGACGCCCGGCCAAGGCGGCCGGATGA
- a CDS encoding MFS transporter has translation MNTVEQAGTLGRQRWLRLIPIVFVTYSLAYLDRSNFSIATAGGMAEDLNLTSTTSGLIGASFFLGYFLLQVPGVLYADRRSVRSLIFWSVLAWGVLATAQGLLSSVPVLIVVRFLLGAVEAAVLPALVVLLARWFTKAERGRANAFLILGNPVTVMWLSALSGYLIEATSWRGMFIIEGIPALIWAFVFRAQVRDRPADTQWLDPAGRDAIERAIAAEQAQLPEPADRPVREALRSKAVLLLSAQYLLWSIGVYGFVFWLPSIVKAGSSAGIGATGLLSAIPYAFAVVAMLINSRSSDRSGVRRRYVWPWLLAGAVAFYGSYLLGKQHFWWAFVLLAIAAVALYAPYGPFFALISELLPQRTAGVAVAVINAAGALGGFLGTYLVGWLETATGSTAAAFLMLAGTMAAAAVLVLAVPVKTKERRA, from the coding sequence ATGAACACCGTCGAGCAGGCGGGCACGCTCGGGCGGCAGCGCTGGCTGCGGCTGATCCCGATCGTCTTCGTCACCTACAGCCTCGCCTACCTCGACCGGTCGAACTTCTCGATCGCGACCGCGGGCGGCATGGCCGAGGACCTGAACCTCACGAGCACGACGTCCGGGCTGATCGGCGCGTCGTTCTTCCTCGGCTACTTCCTCCTGCAGGTCCCCGGCGTCCTCTACGCCGACCGCCGCAGCGTGCGGAGCCTGATCTTCTGGTCGGTGCTCGCGTGGGGCGTCCTCGCGACCGCGCAGGGCCTGCTCAGTTCGGTGCCGGTGCTGATCGTGGTGCGGTTCCTGCTCGGCGCGGTGGAAGCGGCGGTGCTGCCCGCGCTCGTCGTGCTGCTCGCGCGCTGGTTCACGAAGGCCGAACGCGGACGGGCCAACGCTTTCCTCATCCTCGGCAACCCGGTCACGGTGATGTGGCTGTCGGCGTTGTCCGGGTATCTGATCGAGGCGACGTCCTGGCGCGGCATGTTCATCATCGAGGGAATCCCGGCGCTGATCTGGGCTTTCGTGTTCCGCGCACAGGTCCGCGACCGGCCCGCCGACACGCAGTGGCTCGACCCGGCCGGTCGCGACGCGATCGAGCGCGCGATCGCCGCGGAACAGGCGCAGCTGCCGGAACCGGCGGACCGTCCGGTGCGGGAAGCGTTGCGGTCCAAGGCGGTTCTGCTGCTGTCGGCGCAGTATCTGTTGTGGAGCATCGGAGTTTACGGCTTCGTGTTTTGGCTGCCGTCGATCGTGAAGGCGGGTTCGTCCGCCGGAATCGGCGCGACCGGTTTGCTGTCGGCGATCCCGTACGCGTTCGCCGTGGTTGCGATGCTGATCAACTCGCGCAGCTCGGACCGATCCGGCGTGCGTCGCCGATACGTCTGGCCGTGGCTGCTCGCCGGCGCGGTCGCGTTCTACGGTTCGTATCTCTTGGGGAAGCAGCATTTCTGGTGGGCATTCGTCCTGCTGGCGATCGCCGCGGTGGCCTTGTACGCGCCGTACGGCCCGTTCTTCGCGTTGATTTCCGAACTGCTGCCGCAGCGGACCGCCGGGGTGGCGGTGGCCGTGATCAACGCGGCCGGCGCGCTCGGCGGGTTCCTCGGGACGTACCTGGTGGGCTGGCTCGAAACCGCCACCGGCAGCACGGCAGCCGCGTTCTTGATGCTGGCGGGGACAATGGCCGCAGCCGCGGTGCTGGTGCTCGCGGTTCCGGTGAAAACGAAGGAAAGGCGAGCATGA
- a CDS encoding thioester domain-containing protein, with amino-acid sequence MASAAAALMIAAPVALADDNAPTARSGAASGELVYGGTSGFDVNIADKGKVQTTLFNFKLSDGAISKMYCVQIEVGARFGETMVEHAWNDYPDAKSPFRKNNKNINWVLHHSFPSEDVASLEKTLTGKGAKLHDGLSTKEALTATQAAVWHYSDGKDLDAENPLANGSPDEAADVLALYNYLTGDANTGVEEKKPTLSITPAKASGEAGTKIGPFTVATTGSVTDFTSKLPEGVKVVGENGEEIKSSAIKNGTKLFLDVPKDAKPGTAELAVKAAGDVNTGRLFVAKNYADNPAQSLIVAQSQKSSVEAAATGTWTETGPVTTAPATTAPAAGGNNSGQTPLANTGVNAALPIGIGAALVIAGGGMLLVVRRRRSNA; translated from the coding sequence GTGGCTTCCGCGGCGGCGGCGCTCATGATCGCCGCGCCGGTCGCCCTCGCGGACGACAACGCCCCCACGGCGCGCAGCGGCGCGGCCTCGGGCGAGCTGGTGTACGGCGGCACGTCGGGCTTCGACGTCAACATCGCCGACAAGGGCAAGGTCCAGACGACGCTGTTCAACTTCAAGCTGTCCGACGGCGCCATCTCGAAGATGTACTGCGTGCAGATCGAGGTCGGCGCGCGCTTCGGCGAGACGATGGTCGAACACGCCTGGAACGACTACCCCGACGCGAAGTCGCCGTTCCGCAAGAACAACAAGAACATCAACTGGGTGCTGCACCACAGCTTCCCCTCCGAGGACGTGGCGTCGCTTGAGAAGACGCTGACCGGCAAGGGCGCCAAGCTCCACGACGGTCTGTCCACGAAGGAAGCGCTGACCGCGACGCAGGCCGCGGTGTGGCACTACAGCGACGGCAAGGACCTCGACGCCGAGAACCCGCTGGCCAACGGCTCCCCGGACGAGGCGGCCGACGTTCTCGCGCTGTACAACTACCTGACCGGTGACGCGAACACCGGTGTCGAGGAGAAGAAGCCGACGCTGAGCATCACGCCGGCCAAGGCGAGCGGCGAAGCGGGCACGAAGATCGGCCCGTTCACCGTCGCGACGACCGGCAGCGTCACCGACTTCACGAGCAAGCTCCCCGAGGGCGTGAAGGTCGTCGGCGAGAACGGCGAGGAGATCAAGTCCTCGGCGATCAAGAACGGCACGAAGCTGTTCCTGGACGTCCCGAAGGACGCGAAGCCCGGCACGGCCGAACTCGCGGTGAAGGCCGCTGGCGACGTCAACACGGGTCGCCTGTTCGTGGCCAAGAACTACGCGGACAACCCGGCGCAGTCGCTGATCGTGGCGCAGTCGCAGAAGAGCAGCGTCGAAGCGGCCGCAACCGGCACGTGGACCGAAACGGGCCCGGTGACCACCGCGCCCGCGACGACTGCTCCTGCTGCTGGCGGCAACAACTCGGGCCAGACCCCGCTGGCGAACACCGGCGTGAACGCCGCCCTGCCCATCGGCATCGGCGCGGCCCTGGTGATCGCTGGCGGCGGGATGCTGCTGGTGGTTCGCCGTCGTCGGAGCAACGCCTGA
- a CDS encoding IclR family transcriptional regulator, with protein sequence MADMVGKALRVLSLLGGYPEGVPLSELARAAGYPVSTTHRLLSSLQSEGFARNDPISKRYSLGLRLFELGQSVSQARGFAGVALPVMQKVSAETGEPTLLAVLDGHNQVYVHSVQGSQRLQIRGEPGARGPLHCTSMGKCLVAFASNRDELVASLDLPELGPRTITAREAFAAEIAAVRERGFAIADEEHEEGIRAVGVPIRTPDGTAIAALSTAAPAYRLSVAQLEEFVPALRAAARELAALLPR encoded by the coding sequence ATGGCGGACATGGTCGGCAAGGCTTTGCGGGTGCTGTCCCTGCTCGGCGGCTACCCCGAAGGCGTGCCGCTGTCCGAGCTCGCGCGCGCCGCCGGATATCCGGTGAGCACCACGCATCGGCTGCTCAGTTCCTTGCAGAGCGAGGGATTCGCGCGCAACGACCCGATTTCGAAGCGGTACTCGCTGGGGCTGCGGCTGTTCGAGCTTGGCCAATCGGTGTCGCAGGCGCGCGGGTTCGCCGGCGTCGCGCTGCCGGTCATGCAGAAGGTGTCCGCGGAGACCGGCGAGCCGACGCTGCTGGCTGTGCTGGACGGGCACAACCAGGTTTACGTGCACTCGGTGCAGGGCTCGCAGCGGCTGCAGATCCGCGGTGAGCCCGGTGCGCGCGGGCCGTTGCACTGCACGTCGATGGGCAAATGCCTGGTCGCGTTCGCGTCGAACCGGGACGAGTTGGTCGCTTCGCTGGACCTGCCGGAGCTGGGCCCGCGCACGATCACCGCGCGCGAGGCGTTCGCGGCGGAGATCGCGGCCGTGCGCGAGCGTGGTTTCGCGATCGCCGACGAGGAGCACGAGGAAGGCATCCGCGCGGTCGGTGTTCCGATCCGGACTCCCGACGGGACCGCGATCGCCGCGTTGTCCACCGCGGCACCGGCTTACCGGCTGAGCGTTGCTCAGCTAGAGGAGTTCGTGCCCGCTTTGCGTGCTGCCGCCCGGGAATTGGCGGCGTTGCTGCCCCGGTGA